Part of the Hevea brasiliensis isolate MT/VB/25A 57/8 chromosome 16, ASM3005281v1, whole genome shotgun sequence genome is shown below.
TTGATCTCATTCTACTTCTCTGTTAATGGGTTCTCTAATGAAGACAATTATCGCAATTTTCTTGCTCCTCGTCCTCCAATCAGAGCCAGCAACTCCTCAATCACTCCTCGAAGACATATGTAACCATACCAAGAATCCCAAATTCTGCCTGACAACCTTCCAATCTGACCCTCGAACATCCTCAGCAAAGGATGTCCTTAGCCTGGCAAAAATTGGCCTAGAACTAGCCATGAAGGACTCAGCAAAGACTCAACGTTACATTCATGTCTTGTCCACAAGCAAAAGAACCGAACCCATTTTCAAGCCAGCACTGAACGAGTGTGTTGAAGAATATAAAAGGGTAGCAGCATCCTTCAGAAGCGCATACCTTGAGGTTAAAGATGGAGAGTACGAGACGGCCAACTATGATACGCTGACGGCTGCGGATTACGCTGGAAACTGCGAGAAGGTACTGGCCAATGCCAAGGCTCATATCCAATCGGTTTCCGATGGAATCCAAGTCACAAAGTATTTTAGTTCTATTGGAGATAGGGTTACGACAATTCTTTGGACTTCTCAGCCTCCTGCATCCAACCCATGATGATATGCTTACCCGCTATAGCAacagaataaaaataaaagaagcaTATCCTTTCATGGCCTtagcttttttattttcttttttaaattacaTTGTATAAAAAATCAGATCTTTACGTCAATTTATGATTGAATTTATAtatgttaattttaataattgagactcaattttaataaaatagagcATGAATCAAGAAGTGGACTCATTCAACAAATTTTGCCCATGGTATTTGTGTACATGGCAAATCAGACTACTTAAACCAACTAAGATTTAAGATAGAGAGGCGTTTTGGCAAATCATAAGGCTGCTTCTTCAATGTGAAATTTATTATGTCATAGTACAGTGAAAAGCTTAAAAAAAGaacgaagaaaaaaaaaaaaagaatacgcTATGTTTTTTtctgtatttttttaataaaaaatatattatttattaagaaaAAATCATCAATAGAAAAATCTCTAGACTTTGAATAAAGAAATCTAGTTGATAAGGgataattattaattaagatCACTTACTTTTATGAGTTATTTCATAAAATttgtttaattatattttatttttcttaaaatttatttaaatttagtaTTATTGTGACTAGATATTGAAGATTTTTTAAGTTAACTTAAGCTAATTTTCACTCATAATCACTCAAATTTTACGTGTATTTTCAATTTTGTTACtcgattttaatttctttttaaaacTCAAAACTAATAGACTTAAAATCCCGGCTACTTATAATTGTAAGTTTACAGGTTATcacaaataaaaattatttatctacTCACATCTAtcataatttcatattttctaattaaaaatcaataaatttcaaatatttacacttaaaacaatatatacacacaCTAACGATATCATGTAATACtccaaaaatttaagaaatatataatttattaatttgattattttaatatttttaaacattttgattttattttaaaagttttaaatttaaacttttattattaaatttgagagtgtaatactatttatttataatttgaacgaataaattgaaataattagATTTTCTACATATTGTCaccaattattttaatttatttattctaataataaataaatagtattaaattaaatAGCACTTAAACTcaatagttaaaatttaaatttaaaacttttaaaataaatcttaaaatGCCTAATCTATCATACGAGTAATATGCCTTTAACCACAACAAGTAGAGTCCAATTTTATAATAGAAAGAAACTATTTTTTCCTTATATAAAGAGCATTATGCTCACTGAGAATGTTAGAATCTTCCAATAATAAtctattaaaggaaaattttTGTATAAATTTAGTTTATTATGGACTCAAAATATAAGATGTATAGGAGACCTATCTATTAAATATATTGGTCGAACATGCTCGTGGACATGGAAAAATCCTCTATTAAAAGCATgcgaagatatatatatatatatatcaatactATTTGACCCATTCAAATGCCTAAAATGGGAGAAAATTTTGTTGGGGTTTAATGGTTGAAACGTGAAGATAATTATGGCAACTCTTCAATTATTCCTAATTAAAATCGAGAGAGTTGTATTGTGAAAGGACTAAACAAGCAACAAGGTTCCAAGATTAGGGTTGCATTGTTTTTGCTCTTATAAAGGAAGCAATTGAAACCCAACAATTGCGAAACTACACATACCACAAGTACCCTAGAGCAAAATTATCTTTCTTTCTTGGCATAAAGAAGCAATGAATTCTCAGAGTTTCATTAAGGTTTTTACCACAATTTTTCTGTTTCTCTTGTTCCACTTTCCTTCTCAAACAGAAACATTGAAGCCAACAACAGAATTATTATCGGATGTATGCCAGAATAGCGATGACAAAAAATTCTGTATCCATTCTCTGAAATCAGAGCCTCGTATGGCATcagtaaaaaatttaaagagcCTAGCAGAAATTGCTTTGGCAAGAGCAAGAAAAGTATCAACTGAAACAAGTagtttcttcaattctcttcagcTCTCGAACGGTGACCATGCGAAAAAGGAAGCCATTAAAGAGTGTGCTAAGTATTTTCAAGAGACTGTAGGAATGCTGAACCTGGGTGGACTCGAAGGAGACACAGCAAGTTTAGATGTGCATTATGCTCTTGATAATGATCAATATTGTGAAAGTGCGTTGGCCGATGCCAAAGTTCATGCTGAAACAATTTCATCTGCAATCGAAAAGTGGAAGAATTTCTATTCAGTTGCATATGCAGCTGTTGTAGCAGTTGAAAATTCCCAACTTCACTGAGAATTCATAGAATGATGGATTCTTGGTGTTACACTTATTCTCTCTCTAAATTTTCCATATATAGTTGCACTTTGCATTTCCATTGAACttgaaatttaagaaaatttgcTAATAATGCTCGCAGATTGATATCAAAACAAAAACACAGTTTACACAAGCCAACAAGATTGCTTGTTCAACAAAGGATGATTGTATTCGCCATTATTGCTGTTACTGGAACATGGTCTATTCAAGAAACAAGATTTTTGTTGCTAAATAGGTCAATATATATGGATCAATTAAACTTCTTCCCTTGTTTTATATCTCATTTGCTTATTTACGCTTGATAATTCTAACATATTTTTCCTCCGATAATATGTTTGTTCTGTATATCATCTTTTCTTCAAAAGATAGCCTAATTCATCTGGATGTTACTTAAAGCTCCATGATACTCCGGAAACTCGTATACTGAATCAGTGCCTTTTACGGTTGGTCAATATATATATGTGGCTCCGTTGTTGAAaacattatcttaaaaaataatttttatataaaaagattATAAGACAAATTATTGGATGCACTAATATTTTCATGCAATCCAAAAGTGGAAGAATTTGCATAGAAAATTCCCAAAGTCAGTGAGAATGCATAGCATATATAGCAATGATGGGTTCACGGGGTTACATATATAATTCTACCTCTATTATGTATTTCTCTATATATTTTAGCATATAGTTTGAATTAAAATGAATTCTTTTTATTGTCGAAATAATCAgatgaaatttttaatatataaaataaaaattcttaCCTATATTCtactatatatatttatattagtaTTAGACTTAATAACTAGTCTGGTCTATATtggaaaggcagctgttagctgccacttattttgcatttatttagagtatttgtttaggaatttttgtgtaCATATCCGTTCTTATTTTTcgttgtatgattctgatacaattttggtagtttagcttgattaggaatctatttgttagctgtaattttttatatatatctttgatttctggggcaataaacattagaattcttattccaaaatttcttagttcttttacatggtatcagagccatggctgatgaaaagaaaaatgagagttctgGATCAGGGAAGAAAACTTCTAGTTCTTACACACTGAATTCGAATGACAACCCAGATAACTTGATTACCCAAGTTTAGTTGAAGGGCGAGAATTACGAAGAATGGGCGCGAGCTATGCGGACTGCATTGCGGGCCAAAAAGAAATATGGTTTTATTGATGGATCTGTCAAGCAACCAGCAGATGACTCACTGGAACTTGAAGATTGGTGGACAGTTAACTCTATGCTGGTTTCTTGGGTGTTTAACACCATTGAACCGACGCTTCGCTCgaccatctctcacatggagaACGTAAAGGATCTGTGGGAGGATATTAAACAGAGGTTCTTGATTGGGAATGGTCCACGAATGCAGCAACTGAGATCAAATCTGGCGAATTGTAGGCAGGAAGGTCAACCGATCGTGTCCTATTTTGGAAGACTCAAAACGTTATGGGATGAAATAAACAACTATGATCAGATACCAGTCTGTATCTGTGCAGGCTGCAGATGCAATCTTACCATTGAATTGGAAAGAAAGCGTGAAGAAGAGAGAGTTCATCAGTTTTTGATGGGCTTGGATGAAGAAGGATACGGAACAGTGCGCTCTAATATTTTGAGCACTGAACCCTTGCCCAATTTGAATCGTGCCTATGCTATGGTTGTTCAGCAAGAGCGGGTGCGAACTATGGCACAAACCAAGGAAGAAAGAGGCAATCCTATGAGTTTTGTAATTCGAGCAGGTAGTTGAAATTCAGGGGGGGATAAAGATAAATTCTCAATTTGTTCTAATTGCAACCGAGAGGGACATGATGCTGAAAGTTGTTTCTAGCTGATAGGTTATCTAGAATGGTGGGGTAATAGACCACGTGGAACTTCTGCTGGACTAGGAGGTGGTTAAAAGCGTGGCAATGGAGCAAGACATAGCAAGGGAGGAGTTGCTCGTGCCAACGCCACACAAGCAACTGGAGTTGATGGTGGGCGTGGAATTGTGACAGATTCAGATCGAAAGGGTCTTAGTGGATTAAATGAAAAGTAGTGGGCTGCTTTGCTGGGCATGTTGAATTCTTGTCAGAATGGTGGCAATGAAAGGCTGACAGGTACGCAAAGATATTGCCTTGGATTATTGACACAGGAGCTTCCCATCATATGGCAGGAATGTTAGCATTTTTGAGTGAATTGCGTGACATTGTGCCATGCTCAGTCGggttacctaatggagaaaagaccttggcggtgaaagaaggaactgtgttgcttggaggagacttgaaattgcaacgagtcctttatgtgccaaatttgaattgcaatttgatctctgtatcacaactacttaatgattcaaatttggttattcaactcactaacaaaatttgtgcTATACAAGACCTAAATTCGAGGAACCTGATTGAACCGGGTGAGCAATGCTAGGGGCTGTACTTTCTCAAGGGAGTGACATCGGTACATGCTTGTAAGATAACTGATGTGGGGTCTTTTGAGCTTTGGCATAAGagaatgggtcatccttcttataaggtggtagagttaattccagaagctggtagcatagttaggaaaactaataaaacttgtgaagtttgttttagagcaaagcaaacaagagagattttctttcctagtgacaataaagcttatggttgttttgaattgatacattgtgatttgtggggaccttatagagtcctaacttcttgtggagcaatttacttcttaacaattgttgatgattactctcgtgctatTTGGATATATTTGCTGAATGGAAAATAAGAAGTGGCTTATGTTCTTaagaaatttgttgtgatggttaaacgccaatttgaaaaaaatgtgaaaattgtcagaagtgataacggaagtgaatttatgtgcttgaaagaatattttgatgaacAAGTGATGTTGCATCAGACTTCCTGTGTAGGAACACCTCAACAAAATGGCTGAGTGGAAAGAAAACATCTCCATATTCTTAATGTGGCAAGAGCCTTGCGTTTCCAAGCAAATTTACCCATATAATTTTGGGGAGAATGTATACTTGCAGCCAGGTATTTGATTAATAGGACTCCATCTATGTTATTAAATGGTAAAACCCCATATAAGATGCTCTTTGGGAAAGTACCTTCTTACAAACACGTTCGGGTTTTCGGTTGTTTGTGCTATGCGCATAATCTGAATCGGGATAAAGATAAATTTGGTAGTAGAAGTTGTAGGTGTGTTTTTGTTGGGTatccatttgaaaagaagggatggagATTGTATGATTTGGAAACTAAAGAATACTTTGTATCAAGAGACGTGGTATTTGTTGAAACAAAATTTCCATATGCAAATGAGAAAATAATGGGTGATGAACTCATTAAAAACGGAGTTGAGGAGTTGGGTGATGAAGTTGATGGTTTAGAGAACAACTTGGGAAAGGAGCACGATGAAAGTGTAGGTAGAGAAAGTGAGGTGAATCCTGAAACGGAAGAATTGATCCATGAAAACAGTGAGGGAGTGGATAGAGGTGAAGTTGTTGAAGAGCAACTAGGTAGGGGACAAAGGGCCAAGCAACCTAGTGTTCGTTTGAAGGATTATGTGACAAACGCCATCAAAACAAGCCCCTCGGTATGCTCACCTTCCCAATCTGATTCCTCAGGTACGCCTTACTCTATAGCACATTATGTGGGTTATGATAAATTCTCTGCACAACACGGATttttttggcag
Proteins encoded:
- the LOC110653270 gene encoding cell wall / vacuolar inhibitor of fructosidase 2-like, whose amino-acid sequence is MGSLMKTIIAIFLLLVLQSEPATPQSLLEDICNHTKNPKFCLTTFQSDPRTSSAKDVLSLAKIGLELAMKDSAKTQRYIHVLSTSKRTEPIFKPALNECVEEYKRVAASFRSAYLEVKDGEYETANYDTLTAADYAGNCEKVLANAKAHIQSVSDGIQVTKYFSSIGDRVTTILWTSQPPASNP
- the LOC110665588 gene encoding pectinesterase inhibitor-like — protein: MNSQSFIKVFTTIFLFLLFHFPSQTETLKPTTELLSDVCQNSDDKKFCIHSLKSEPRMASVKNLKSLAEIALARARKVSTETSSFFNSLQLSNGDHAKKEAIKECAKYFQETVGMLNLGGLEGDTASLDVHYALDNDQYCESALADAKVHAETISSAIEKWKNFYSVAYAAVVAVENSQLH